The Aptenodytes patagonicus chromosome 10, bAptPat1.pri.cur, whole genome shotgun sequence genome includes a region encoding these proteins:
- the PATL2 gene encoding protein PAT1 homolog 2 has translation MAEGGEPLVSARPVPPWHAGPSPGPPPFPLPRVTPPLLGAGSPGAAFPVLALPGVVGSREDTALEVPILEDYLLVEDAPLLEEMAEEDEELDLYNEMTFGLDRDSTEEDAAKHLMPLEMSPELAEVVAEETEAGEEPGPGVAEQLEELGEPQEEGGMEPEVEQVGSELEEEDEELGTEEQEEDQEPCEEPNDLGDPAVMKAVQSKPTLESQDSAVLDSRIGACWAEFGKEDMLAMDPAVWGSCSGSIPPHHVLEDKAILQVLERAPPSTNVALDFLSSPMQRGYGGSPRLKRPDFRLMSPKSFPQRFLRQQSPLMPRSPCSPRPFTPARRPSPLFASNQTAGYAAPTPFRPMSPNISSPPRPLAMHFGPMSPSLDPALFFSPSASSQLNLSVPSHMTQLHPQHQRILTQRQQQGGQVQSTSPKKLWSPKMDPYSGLMTSKEKDWVIKVEMIQLQSENMDDDYYYQTYYQRLEHKQVEEELLGRRNKQEPPKLVTPFIQKVETYDSVVRIAGSLGQVAVSTCYSPRRAIDAVHHALVEEAAGSHRLRALHRIEKLFLQLLEVEEMQRKMSLALEEQQPCCQEQKSQEVERIYQALKIRACSSEEEAEDEFLQLLCVQKGKKLTARLLPHLTREQAEKILLTVTHHLPFLMKKDVLDESLPLLYSPFNKVVGGMTFSKLIEVLQEMTRPLPESPELPLAMALKNQFGISLLYSLLSHGERLLSSDTPLEPRGGDFETWTDTVFLVARELSQVPKASLVEPLFLPSNLLSLFCRYLDKQTVHHLEAKMECSPLPSEAAMPC, from the exons ATGGCGGAGGGCGGCGAGCCGCTTGTGAGTGCCCGCCCTGTTCCGCCCTGGCATGCTGGCCCGTCCCCGGGGCCGCCTCCTTTCCCGCTGCCCCGGGTCACGCCCCCCCTCCTCGGTGCCGGCTCCCCCGGGGCCGCCTTCCCGGTGCTGGCTCTCCCTGGCGTGGTCGGTAGCCGAGAAGACACTGCCCTGGAGGTGCCG ATCCTTGAGGACTACCTGCTGGTGGAAGATGCGCCTCTGCTGGAGGAGATGGCCGAGGAGGACGAAGAGCTCGACCTGTACAATGAGATGACTTTTGGGTTAG ACCGAGACTCCACTGAGGAGGATGCCGCAAAACACCTGATGCCTCTGGAGATGAGTCCTGAGCTGGCCGAAGTAGTGGCAGAGGAGACCGAGGCTGGGGAAGAACCAGGGCCTGGAGTGGCTGAGCAACTGGAGGAGCTGGGAGAGCCCCAGGAGGAAGGTGGGATGGAGCCGGAGGTTGAGCAGGTCGGCTCCGAGTtggaggaagaggacgaggagcTGGGGactgaggagcaggaggaagaccAGGAGCCCTGCGAGGAGCCCAATGACCTGGGAGACCCAGCAGTGATGAAAGCCGTGCAGAGCAAACCCACGCTGGAG AGCCAGGACTCGGCGGTGCTGGACAGCAGGATTGGTGCTTGCTGGGCAGAGTTCGGCAAAGAGGACATG ctggCGATGGATCCTGCGGTGTGGGGCTCCTGCTCTGGCAGCATCCCGCCCCACCACGTGCTGGAG gATAAAGCCATCCTCCAGGTCCTGGAGAGGGCCCCACCATCCACCAACGTGGCCCTCGACTTCCTCAGCTCCCCCATGCAGAGGGGCTACGGGGGCTCTCCCCGGCTCAAACGCCCCGACTTCAGACTGATGTCCCCCAAGTCCTTCCCCCAGCGCTTTCTCCGGCAG cagtcGCCTCTGATGCCTCGTTCACCGTGCTCCCCTCGGCCCTTCACGCCAGCTCGCAGACCCTCTCCGCTCTTTGCTTCCAACCAG aCCGCAGGGTACGCGGCTCCGACCCCTTTCCGGCCCATGTCGCCCAACATCAGCAGCCCGCCGCGGCCTCTCGCCATGCACTTCGGTCCTATGTCTCCCTCTTTGGACCCTGCTCTCTTCTTCAGTCCATCAGCCAGCAGCCAACTGAACCTCAG TGTGCCCAGCCATATGACCCAGCTGCACCCCCAGCACCAGCGGATCCTGAcccagcggcagcagcaaggTGGGCAGGTGCAGAG CACCTCCCCCAAGAAGCTGTGGTCTCCTAAAATGGACCCTTACTCTGGGCTGATGACCTCCAAGGAGAAGGACTGGGTCATTAAGGTGGAGATGATCCAGCTGCAGAGCGAGAACATGGATGATGACTACTACTACCAG ACGTACTACCAGCGACTGGAGCACAAACAGGTGGAAGAGGAGCTGCTCGGCCGGCGCAACAAGCAGGAGCCCCCCAAGCTGGTCACGCCGTTCATCCAGAAAGTGGAGACGTACGACTCTG TGGTGCGCATCGCGGGCTCGCTGGGCCAGGTCGCGGTGTCCACCTGCTACAGCCCTCGCCGGGCCATTGATGCTGTGCACCATGCCCTCGTGGAGGAG GCTGCGGGGAGCCACCGGCTTCGAGCGCTGCACAGGATCGAGAAG ctcttcctgcagctgctggaagtGGAGGAGATGCAGCGGAAGATGTCTCTGGCCctggaggagcagcagccctgctgtcagGAGCAGAAGAGCCAAGAAGTGGAGCGTATCTACCAAGCCTTGAAAATCAGGGCTTGCAGCAGTGAAGA ggaggcagaggatgaATTCCTGCAACTCCTGTGTGTGCAGAAGGGCAAGAAGCTCACAGCCCGGCTGCTGCCCCACCTGACCCGGGAGCAAGCGGAGAAGATCCTGCTGACCGTCACCCACCACCTGCCCTTCCTCATGAAGAAGGACGTGTTAGATGAG TCTCTCCCCCTGCTCTACAGCCCCTTTAACAAGGTGGTGGGCGGGATGACCTTCAGCAAACTCATAGAGGTCCTGCAGGAGATGACCAGGCCTCTACCCGAGTCTCCTGAGCTCCCCCTCGCCATGGCCTTGAAGAACCAG TTTGGGATCTCCTTGCTCTACTCCCTGCTGAGCCACGGCGAGAGGCTGCTGTCCTCCGACACACCGCTGGAGCCACGCGGCGGGGACTTCGAGACGTG GACAGACACGGTATTCCTGGTCGCCCGGGAGCTGTCACAAGTGCCCAAGGCCTCGCTGGTGGAGCCTCTCTTCTTGCCCAGcaaccttctctctctcttctgccgCTACCTGGACAAGCAGACCGTCCACCACCTGGAAGCCAAGATGGA GTGCTCCCCGCTGCCGTCGGAGGCTGCCATGCCGTGCTGA
- the B2M gene encoding beta-2-microglobulin: MELALKAGVLVLIGLVALGKADEAPKVEVYSRKHVADGEENVLNCFVSGFHPPKIDISLLKNGEPMSNVKYTDMSFNEKWQFQRLVYAPFNPRKGDVYVCRVAHSTFGEPQSFQWDADF; encoded by the exons ATGGAGCTTGCACTGAAGGCGGGGGTCCTGGTGCTGATCGGGCTGGTCGCCCTGGGGAAGGCGGATG AGGCACCGAAGGTGGAGGTGTATTCCCGCAAACATGTCGCAGACGGGGAGGAAAACGTCCTCAACTGCTTCGTGAGTGGTTTCCACCCTCCGAAGATTGACATTTCCCTCCTCAAGAATGGGGAGCCCATGAGCAACGTGAAGTACACGGACATGTCCTTCAATGAGAAGTGGCAATTCCAGCGCCTGGTGTACGCGCCGTTCAACCCCCGGAAGGGTGACGTCTACGTTTGCAGGGTGGCCCATTCCACCTTCGGAGAGCCGCAGTCGTTCCAATGGG ATGCAGACTTCTAA